Proteins encoded together in one Microplitis mediator isolate UGA2020A chromosome 7, iyMicMedi2.1, whole genome shotgun sequence window:
- the LOC130671402 gene encoding odorant receptor 13a-like gives MHHNSINKLVLILRFIGIWPVESTVRSYKLLNLIFRLFNLTIIVLLMLLTIADAIANFNDMSLITDNLCFFVGCTEALTKGLKYCFEYKNIVKLINDIYRPIDIINNKNNIEVMKVIKETARFEHRQFVFVIGTLTLLYFARVLGADFKNKEFPIRALFPFDATVSPYYHLIYLLITYGVFLVDYSIFGVDMVVVVIMRYLTIQIDILRANCRHCDIKSTGRNIVINSYDDKNNEGTEIHNFVEFELQHEDIDNDDSFDKRLKKCIIQHHKIIRMLTLLNGCFSFCVVVQIMSTTAFICLNGFQIIAGNDIHLLMRRILASMAAIIQLSFWCWYGNKLSAAADSLTMNFWMCGWEDNYKHGLRNFMSIPMTLSLRSLELRAIGVVPLSLQTFVSAMKTSYSVLILLLTVAKD, from the exons ATGCATCACAACTCAATAAATAAACTCGTGTTGATACTGAG ATTTATCGGAATTTGGCCAGTAGAATCAACAGTcagaagttataaattattaaatttaattttccgtTTATTTAATCTCACTATAATTGTGTTATTGATGTTGCTTACAATAGCCGATGCAATTGCTAATTTCAACGATATGTCACTTATTACAGataatttgtgtttttttgtCGGATGTACAGAAGCATTAACAAAGGGACTCAAATATTGCTTTGAGTACAAAAATATTGTGAAACTTATTAACGATATTTACAGACCGAttgacataattaataataaaaata ATATCGAAGTTATGAAAGTTATTAAAGAGACCGCACGTTTTGAACATCGTCAATTTGTTTTTGTGATTGGAACATTAACATTGTTATATTTTGCACGAGTTTTGGGTGCTGACTTCAAGAACAAAGAATTTCCAATACGCGCTTTGTTTCCATTTGACGCAACAGTCTCACCTTATTATcacttgatatatttattaataacttatgGTGTTTTCCTTGTCGACTACTCAATATTTGGAGTTGACATGGTGGTCGTGGTAATAATGAGATATTTAACTATTCAAATCGACATATTGAGAGCTAATTGCAGGCATTGTGATATTAAGTCAACTGGACGCAATATTGTAATTAACAGTTATGATGATAAGAATAATGAAGGCACAGAGATTCATAATTTCGTTGAGTTTGAATTACAACACGAGGATATCGACAATGACGATAGCTTTGATAAAAGATTAAAGAAATGTATCATACAacatcataaaataattaggaTGTTGACTCTACTCAATGGCTGCTTCAGTTTTTGTGTAGTAGTCCAAATTATGAGCACTACTGCATTTATATGTTTGAACGGATTTCAAATTATAGCA GGGAATGATATTCATCTATTAATGAGAAGAATTTTAGCAAGCATGGCGGCTATAATCCAACTATCATTCTGGTGCTGGTATGGAAATAAACTGAGCGCTGCa gcGGATTCATTGACGATGAATTTCTGGATGTGCGGTTGGGAAGATAATTACAAACATGGATTACGTAATTTTATGTCTATACCAATGACGCTGTCATTACGGTCATTAGAACTTCGAGCGATTGGGGTTGTTCCTTTATCACTCCAAACATTTGTTTCA GCTATGAAAACGTCGTACTCAGTATTGATACTTCTACTTACCGTAGCCAAGGATTAG
- the LOC130670988 gene encoding esterase FE4-like isoform X1, whose amino-acid sequence MENPIVQVQQGKLRGIKERNYNGNNYYAFRGIPYAKPPIGKLRFKDPEPAVSWSGIRSATKYGNKCAQINWFTQKIDGSDDCLYLNVFTMELNPSEAKAVMFFIHPGNFSFGSGSDELYGPDFIVEKDVVLVTINYRVGILGFLNLDDESASGNQGLKDQVIALKWVQQNIDKFGGDPNSVTIFGSSAGGSSVHYLSLSPLTQGLFHKVILQSGVATNPWATVPHSMKEKAIEISSILGNKITDSKELVDYLQKTDVQLLLKAAASLLSWENKYLSLNTFGPSVDHKSKTPFLSIPIEDAVKSGIKIPCIIGMASHEAIITLAGLNEDNLSEIAANQDTLLLHPNVKCFLQRHNISVSHVKKFYMGDEKISLKNKQLFVDFISATNFVINIHHIIDIQRNNLSVPTYFYRFDYYSKHTSTMQKILRTDLKGTCHCEEAGYFFNMKFYKKIGIEPPVPGTIEYFIKKNFLELWTTFAKTGNPNPQSPESMSVEWKPIDNNPTEHNCLKISKDLRMIKEKNLLYQFMNNI is encoded by the exons atggagaATCCAATCGTCCAAGTTCAGCAAGGCAAGCTACGAGGTATTAAAGAGCGCAATTATaatggaaataattattacgcaTTCCGAGGTATTCCGTACGCGAAACCGCCGATTGGAAAATTACGATTTAAG gatCCTGAGCCAGCGGTATCATGGTCTGGTATCAGAAGCGCTACAAAGTATGGTAATAAATGTGCACAAATAAACTGGTTTACACAGAAAATTGATGGAAGTGATGATTGTCTTTACCTGAATGTGTTTACGATGGAATTAAATCCAAGTGAAGCAAAAGCTGTCATGTTTTTTATTCaccctggaaatttttcttttggatCTGGGAGCGATGAACTTTATGGTCCGGATTTTATCGTTGAAAAAGATGTTGTTTTAGTGACGATAAATTACCGGGTTGGAATACTAG gtTTTCTTAATTTGGATGATGAATCAGCATCTGGTAACCAGGGCTTAAAAGACCAAGTGATTGCGCTGAAATGGGTTCAACagaatattgataaatttggAGGTGATCCAAATAGTGTTACCATTTTTGGAAGCAGCGCTGGAGGTTCTTCAGTCCATTACTTATCTCTATCGCCGTTAACGCAAG ggcTATTTCATAAAGTCATTTTACAAAGTGGAGTTGCAACAAATCCATGGGCGACAGTACCGCATTCAATGAAAGAAAAAGCCATTGAAATATCATCAATACTGGGGAATAAAATAACAGATTCAAAAGAACTTGTcgattatttacaaaaaactgATGTGCAACTTTTGCTTAAGGCAGCAGCATCACTTCTATCTTGGGAG AACAAATACTTGTCTCTTAATACGTTTGGGCCGTCAGTTGATCATAAATCCAAAACGCCGTTTTTGTCGATTCCAATTGAAGATGCCGTTAAGTCTGGCATCAAAATACCTTGTATTATTGGTATGGCAAGCCATGAAGCTATTATTACACTTGCAG GACTAAATGAAGATAATTTATCAGAAATAGCGGCCAATCAAGACACATTATTACTGCACCCAAAcgttaaatgttttttacaaCGCCACAATATTTCAGTTAGtcatgttaaaaaattttatatgggtgatgaaaaaatatcattaaaaaataaacaacttTTTGTAGATTTTATAAGTGCgacaaattttgtaattaatatccATCATATTATTGATATTCAACGTAACAATTTGAGTGTACCAACTTATTTCTAtagatttgattattattcaaaacatACTTCAActatgcaaaaaattttgcgcACTGATCTGAAAG GTACTTGTCATTGTGAAGAGGCAGGatacttttttaatatgaaattttataaaaaaattggaataGAACCACCTGTTCCTGGTACaatagaatattttataaaaaaaaattttcttgaattatGGACAACTTTCGCTAAAACAGG AAATCCGAATCCTCAGTCACCAGAATCGATGTCTGTTGAATGGAAACCCATTGACAACAATCCTACAGAGCATAATTGTCTTAAAATATCTAAAGATCTTCGGATgataaaagagaaaaatttgctTTACCAATTcatgaataatatttaa
- the LOC130670988 gene encoding esterase E4-like isoform X2 → MENPIVQVQQGKLRGIKERNYNGNNYYAFRGIPYAKPPIGKLRFKDPEPAVSWSGIRSATKYGNKCAQINWFTQKIDGSDDCLYLNVFTMELNPSEAKAVMFFIHPGNFSFGSGSDELYGPDFIVEKDVVLVTINYRVGILGFLNLDDESASGNQGLKDQVIALKWVQQNIDKFGGDPNSVTIFGSSAGGSSVHYLSLSPLTQGLFHKVILQSGVATNPWATVPHSMKEKAIEISSILGNKITDSKELVDYLQKTDVQLLLKAAASLLSWENKYLSLNTFGPSVDHKSKTPFLSIPIEDAVKSGIKIPCIIGMASHEAIITLAGLNEDNLSEIAANQDTLLLHPNVKCFLQRHNISIL, encoded by the exons atggagaATCCAATCGTCCAAGTTCAGCAAGGCAAGCTACGAGGTATTAAAGAGCGCAATTATaatggaaataattattacgcaTTCCGAGGTATTCCGTACGCGAAACCGCCGATTGGAAAATTACGATTTAAG gatCCTGAGCCAGCGGTATCATGGTCTGGTATCAGAAGCGCTACAAAGTATGGTAATAAATGTGCACAAATAAACTGGTTTACACAGAAAATTGATGGAAGTGATGATTGTCTTTACCTGAATGTGTTTACGATGGAATTAAATCCAAGTGAAGCAAAAGCTGTCATGTTTTTTATTCaccctggaaatttttcttttggatCTGGGAGCGATGAACTTTATGGTCCGGATTTTATCGTTGAAAAAGATGTTGTTTTAGTGACGATAAATTACCGGGTTGGAATACTAG gtTTTCTTAATTTGGATGATGAATCAGCATCTGGTAACCAGGGCTTAAAAGACCAAGTGATTGCGCTGAAATGGGTTCAACagaatattgataaatttggAGGTGATCCAAATAGTGTTACCATTTTTGGAAGCAGCGCTGGAGGTTCTTCAGTCCATTACTTATCTCTATCGCCGTTAACGCAAG ggcTATTTCATAAAGTCATTTTACAAAGTGGAGTTGCAACAAATCCATGGGCGACAGTACCGCATTCAATGAAAGAAAAAGCCATTGAAATATCATCAATACTGGGGAATAAAATAACAGATTCAAAAGAACTTGTcgattatttacaaaaaactgATGTGCAACTTTTGCTTAAGGCAGCAGCATCACTTCTATCTTGGGAG AACAAATACTTGTCTCTTAATACGTTTGGGCCGTCAGTTGATCATAAATCCAAAACGCCGTTTTTGTCGATTCCAATTGAAGATGCCGTTAAGTCTGGCATCAAAATACCTTGTATTATTGGTATGGCAAGCCATGAAGCTATTATTACACTTGCAG GACTAAATGAAGATAATTTATCAGAAATAGCGGCCAATCAAGACACATTATTACTGCACCCAAAcgttaaatgttttttacaaCGCCACAATATTTCA ATTTTATAA
- the LOC130672352 gene encoding putative odorant receptor 65b, which produces MKVVPITNRKGVNLKITGLRLLGLWKFDYSTSYFRFIYYCYNKISFILVLIFVSTLTADLIINYDDLSIVTDDGCYIAGITVIIFKLYKFNSEHEKIKIIVDEIHRPLDLLNQSPDPGVRKIIKRTAFFENLMDKFFIILGCFLAVALTFFVPKDNGALPIRAVFPFDTTETPLHELAFIIQAYSIFYGLLTIVFMDELIVTLIMWINCQLVILNSNYKNCSGDAEGQASIEKKSGLSKEINELSNEKFLIRTFVLFDDETDGRIDDNFLVKFKYCIKHHQRLIVVVDHLNDVFSSSMLLQLFASFSMICLTGFQAVLGANETGNLLKFIIYLGAAFSQLLNWCWFGNELLQKSASLTNGQWSSGWEKHLSDNIKSFMIISLLRTQKILQLQAGNFYNMSLHTFTAVLKNSYSFFALLTKVTDNS; this is translated from the exons ATGAAAGTTGTGCCGATAACAAATCGCAAGGGTGTGAATTTAAAGATAACGGGATTgag ATTACTGggactatggaaattcgactACTCGACGTCATACTTTAGATTTATTTACTActgttacaataaaatttcatttatattaGTACTTATATTTGTTAGTACACTGACTGCTGatcttattattaattatgatgatCTATCAATTGTCACTGATGACGGCTGTTATATTGCTGGGAttacagtaataatatttaagttatataaatttaatagtgagcatgaaaaaataaaaataattgttgatgaAATTCATAGACCACTAGATCTACTCAACCAATCACCCG acCCGGGAGTACGTAAGATAATTAAGAGGACagctttttttgaaaatttgatggacaaattttttataatcctCGGATGTTTTTTGGCTGTCgcattgacattttttgtgccTAAAGACAATGGGGCGTTGCCGATTCGCGCAGTTTTTCCGTTTGATACTACTGAAACACCGTTGCATGAGTTGGCATTTATTATACAGGcgtatagtattttttatgggTTACTGACTATTGTATTTATGGATGAATTGATTGTAACACTTATTATGTGGATAAATTGTCAGCTGGTGATACTAAACAGTAATTATAAGAATTGTAGTGGAGACGCTGAGGGTCAGGcatcgattgaaaaaaaaagtggtttgagtaaagaaattaatgaattgagcaatgaaaaatttttaatacgtaCCTTTGTGTTATTTGATGATGAGACTGATGGTAGAATTGATGACAACTTTTTGGTGAAATTCAAGTATTGTATTAAACACCATCAACGTCTGATTGTTGTTGTCGATCATCTCAATGACGTTTTTAGTTCAAGTATGTTACTACAACTATTCGCAAGTTTTTCCATGATTTGCTTGACTGGCTTTCAAGCTGTACTG ggTGCCAATGAAAcgggaaatttattaaaatttattatatatcttGGTGCTGCATTTTCACAATTACTTAACTGGTGTTGGTTCGGTAATGAGCTTCTTCAAAag AGTGCTTCCTTAACTAATGGACAATGGTCATCGGGATGGGAGAAACATTTAAGtgataatattaaatcattcaTGATCATTTCACTGCTcagaacacaaaaaattttacaattgcAAGCtggaaatttttacaatatgtCTTTGCACACATTTACtgcg gttttaaaaaattcgtattcgTTTTTTGCATTGCTGACTAAGGTAACTGATAATtcatag
- the LOC130672337 gene encoding odorant receptor 82a-like, with product MKKKLDEVLVMQRTPIETHRKTVDITILLFKLSGFWDYDSSKFPLKLVNFLSRTVNWACCLCILLSLAVDIIKNIENLEVISNDVGYLAPIYSIFFKSIKVQTLQKEIRELINSIHQPIDKLRYSSDVGVLTKIRTAISYQNFDYSVYASILSFVFCAVIIIFSSISDTGLPMRGYFPFNETISPAFQIVFFIQFWTILMNCVWVLLADLLLIGLIRWINVQLYILQNNYENCRLDISDRDNFSISQDNYTLIKNYNFFKVPEEQFRIRSFVAFQMDEINVKNDSFALRFKTCIKHHQRIIDSVNDYNNLFNSMLFVQIFNNQSVACLFLFQGVLAMKQNKEFINYFMCSASSVTELFYFCFFGSQLIIEAEKVHESQWKSGWNDNICPEVRDLMLNAQLQSMKPLKIIAGYFFVFSVETFVLVLQKAYSYFAILNTVIDEKV from the exons atgaaaaaaaaattggacgaGGTTCTAGTCATGCAGAGAACTCCAATTGAAACTCATCGAAAAACTGTAGATATTACGATACTTTTATTCAA ATTATCCGGATTTTGGGACTACGATTCGTCGAAATTTCCTTTGAAGTTAGTCAATTTTTTGAGTAGAACAGTCAATTGGGCGTGTTGTCTATGCATACTTTTATCATTAGCCGttgacataataaaaaatattgaaaatctcGAAGTTATCAGCAATGATGTGGGATATCTTGCGCCAAtctattcaatattttttaaaagcattAAAGTGCAAACATTGCAGAAAGAAATTCGAGAACTTATAAATTCGATCCATCAGCCTATCGACAAATTACGGTACTCATCTG ATGTGGGAGTATTGACAAAAATACGCACTGCCATTTCTtaccaaaattttgattactcAGTATATGCAAGTATTTTAAGTTTTGTATTTTGTGccgtaattattatattttcaagtaTATCAGACACGGGCCTGCCAATGCGAggatattttccatttaacgAAACGATCTCACCAGCATTCCAAATAGTATTTTTCATCCAATTTTGGACTATCCTTATGAATTGTGTATGGGTTTTACTGGCTGATTTGTTACTCATCGGACTTATTAGATGGATAAATGTGCAGCTGtacattttacaaaataattatgaaaattgtcGCCTTGATATTTCAGATCgtgataatttttcaatttctcaAGATAATTACacgctaataaaaaattacaatttttttaaagtaccaGAGGAACAGTTCAGGATACGGTCATTTGTGGCATTTCAAATGGAcgaaataaatgttaaaaatgattCATTTGCACTACGATTCAAAACATGTATCAAACATCACCAACGAATCATCGACAGTGTTAATGactacaataatttattcaattctaTGTTGTTCGtccaaatatttaataatcaatctGTAGCCTGTCTCTTTCTGTTCCAGGGTGTTTTG gcaatgaaacaaaataaagagttcataaattattttatgtgttCCGCTTCAAGCGTAACAGAATTGTTTTACTTCTGTTTTTTTGGCAGCCAATTGATTATTGAA GCAGAAAAAGTACACGAAAGTCAATGGAAGTCTGGTTGGAACGATAACATTTGCCCTGAAGTACGTGATCTGATGTTGAATGCACAATTACAATCTATGAAACCACTCAAGATAATAGCGGGATATTTTTTCGTATTCTCTGTGGAAACATTCGTATtg GTTCTGCAAAAGGCTTATTCATATTTTGCAATTCTCAATACAGTTATAGATGAGAAAGTTTAA
- the LOC130672343 gene encoding uncharacterized protein LOC130672343 isoform X2 → MKNTSIESRRSVLSMAIAGLRLCGIWSLDSSSPIFLKLLHNISNIFGIIALIIFVGTLTIDLILNSNDLLIATDDGCYLAGISVIVFKVYKFHRYHKRIKNLTDATYQPIYVFWNSTDIGVKTVLKTNKFYEDLGFKFFVSLGGILVIALIFFVPTEEGALPIRGAYPFNTTNSPMHEIAFSLQIYAVTYGLMAILMMDTVGLGIMRWLNVQCIILASNYRNCRANQNNSFYLESRDDLSTIASIEDNNNNITDIYDEPDSNITTFCPFDEQDAAGVSDCFIGRFKRCIKNHQRLLNTIDELNACFSSCMLMQLFASFSMICLTGFQAVLGATTKTSLIKFVLYLGAAFSQLLYWCWFGNELLYE, encoded by the exons atgaaaaatacatCAATAGAATCACGTCGAAGCGTCCTAAGCATGGCGATTGCCGGACTTAG GTTGTGCGGGATTTGGAGTCTGGATTCATCGAGCCCGATTTTCCTAAAACTTCTACATaacatttcaaatatttttggcaTCATTGcgctaattatttttgtggGAACGTTAACTATAGATCTGATACTTAATTCTAACGATCTTCTGATTGCCACTGACGACGGATGTTATCTTGCTGGAATATCTGTTATAGTATTCAAAGTATACAAATTTCACCGTTACcacaaaagaattaaaaatcttaCGGACGCAACTTATCAAcctatttatgtattttggaACTCTACTG ATATTGGCGTAAAAACGGTTTTGAagactaataaattttatgaagatcttggtttcaaattttttgtgtctCTCGGTGGAATTCTGGTTATTGCATTGATTTTTTTCGTGCCAACAGAAGAAGGCGCTTTACCAATACGAGGGGCTTATCCATTCAATACAACAAACTCACCGATGCATGAAATAGCATTTAGTTTGCAAATTTACGCGGTAACTTACGGTCTCATGGCAATTTTGATGATGGACACAGTGGGTTTAGGAATTATGAGATGGTTAAACGTTCAATGCATTATTCTCGCGTCAAACTATCGAAATTGTCGAGCCAATCAAAataactcattttatttagaatCTCGCGATGATTTATCAACGATTGCATCTATTGAagacaataacaataatattaccGATATTTATGATGAACCAGATTCAAATATAACGACATTTTGCCCATTCGACGAACAAGACGCTGCAGGCGTGAGTGATTGTTTTATCGGGAGGTTTAAACGATGCATTAAAAATCATCAACGGCTTTTGAATACCATTGACGAACTGAACGCCTGCTTTAGTAGCTGTATGTTGATGCAACTGTTTGCGAGTTTTTCAATGATATGCTTGACGGGTTTTCAGGCCGTTCTG